The following coding sequences are from one Oscillospiraceae bacterium window:
- a CDS encoding SDR family NAD(P)-dependent oxidoreductase, with amino-acid sequence MNVLITGAAGGLGRVLATECSRRGYKLFLTDVNNDGLLCIQRGLERQFGATVATKACDLTDSQSVDELLEVIDGQGIRFDMLLNIAGLDFEGSFAGREREKLVKIVSLNNAATLRITHSVLERRRPDRQFIIVFVSSLASMFPMPLKATYAASKRFLLDFAISLRQELKSQNVNVLTLCPGGMVTTKEAMEGIAAQGFWGSATTNPIEIVARKTLDRALSGKGIYIPGGLNRVLAFFGKIIPSSWIAEIVYRRWNHVQKMSLNGKQ; translated from the coding sequence ATGAATGTACTTATTACCGGCGCGGCCGGTGGTCTCGGACGTGTTCTTGCCACCGAATGCAGCCGACGCGGATACAAGCTTTTTCTGACAGATGTAAACAACGACGGACTGCTTTGCATCCAGCGCGGACTGGAGCGGCAATTCGGCGCCACAGTCGCCACGAAAGCCTGTGATCTTACCGATTCTCAAAGCGTTGACGAATTGCTGGAGGTTATTGACGGCCAAGGCATTCGCTTTGATATGCTGCTAAACATTGCCGGTCTGGATTTTGAAGGAAGCTTTGCGGGACGCGAACGTGAAAAGCTCGTAAAGATCGTATCACTCAACAATGCGGCGACGCTTCGCATAACCCATTCTGTTTTGGAGCGCCGCAGACCGGACAGACAATTTATAATAGTGTTTGTATCCAGTCTTGCTTCTATGTTTCCAATGCCCCTGAAAGCGACTTATGCCGCGTCCAAACGGTTTCTTCTTGATTTTGCGATATCACTGCGGCAGGAACTGAAAAGCCAGAATGTCAATGTGCTCACTCTCTGCCCCGGAGGAATGGTCACAACAAAGGAAGCAATGGAAGGCATTGCCGCGCAGGGCTTCTGGGGCAGCGCCACCACAAACCCTATTGAAATCGTCGCACGTAAAACTCTCGACCGCGCGCTGTCCGGAAAGGGCATTTATATACCGGGCGGTCTGAACCGAGTTCTTGCCTTTTTCGGAAAGATAATTCCGAGCTCATGGATTGCGGAAATTGTATATCGGAGATGGAACCATGTACAAAAAATGTCTTTAAACGGGAAGCAGTAA